One genomic region from Ammospiza caudacuta isolate bAmmCau1 unplaced genomic scaffold, bAmmCau1.pri scaffold_39, whole genome shotgun sequence encodes:
- the LOC131571825 gene encoding olfactory receptor 14J1-like → MSNSSSISHFLLLALADTRQLQLLHFCLLLGISLAALLGNGLIISAVACSHHLHTPMFFFLLNLALSDLGMICTTVPKGMHNSLWDTRNISYSGCAAQVFFFVFFISAELSLLTIMCYDRYVSICKPLHYGTLLGSRACAHMAAAAWASAFLNALMHTANTFSLPLCQGNALGQFFCEIPQILKFSCSQSYLRELGLIAFSVCLVFGCFVFIVFSYVQIFRAVLRIPSKQGRHKAFSTCLPHLAVVSLFVSTSAFAYLKPPSISSPSLNLALSVLYAVMPPALNPLIYSLRNQELKAAVWTLMTAWFQKHLTVGQFLQTTCNKTHF, encoded by the coding sequence atgtccaacagcagctccatcagccacttcctcctgctggcattggcagacacacggcagttgcagctcctgcacttctgcctcttgctgggcatctccctggctgccctcctgggcaacggcctcatcatcagcgccgtagcctgcagccaccacctgcacacgcccatgttcttcttcctgctcaacctggccctcagcgacctgggcatgatctgcaccactgtccccaaaggcatgcacaattccctttgggacaccaggaacatctcctactcaggatgtgctgcacaggtctttttctttgtgttcttcatctcagcagagctttcacttctgaccatcatgtgctatgaccgctacgtgtccatctgcaaacccctgcactacgggaccctcctgggcagcagagcttgtgcccacatggcagcagctgcctgggccagtgcctttctcaatgctctcatgcacacggccaatacattttccctgcccctgtgccagggcaatgccctgggccagttcttctgtgaaatcccgCAGATTCTCAAGTTCTCCTGCTCCCAATCCTACCTCAGGGAACTTGGGCTCATTGCATTTAGTGTCTGTTTGgtatttggttgttttgtgttcattgttttctcctatgtgcagatcttcagggctgtgctgaggatcccctcgaagcagggacggcacaaagccttttccacctgcctccctcacttGGCTGTTGTTTCCCTCTTTGTCAGCACTTCAGCATTTGCTtacctgaagcccccctccatctcctccccatcccttaatctggccctgtcagttctgtacgCAGTgatgcctccagccctgaaccccctcatctacagcctgaggaatcaggagctcaaggctgcagtgtggacacTGATGACTGCATGGTTTCAGAAACATTTAACTGTTGGTCAATTTCTGCAAACCACTTGTAATAAAACTCATTTTTGA
- the LOC131571826 gene encoding olfactory receptor 14J1-like has protein sequence MSNSSSIRQFLLLAFADTRQLQLLHFCLLLGISLAALLGNGLIISAVACSHHLHTPMFFFLLNLALADLGSICTTVPKAMHNSLWDTSNISYTGCAAQLFFFLFFISAEYFLLTIMCYDRYMSICKPLHYGTLLGSRACAHMAAAAWASGFLNALLHTANTFSLALCHGNALGQFFCEVPHILKLSCSKSYQREVGLIAGSACSIFGCFVFMVFSYGQIFRAVVRIPTEQGRHKAFSTCLPHLAVVTLFISTSFFTYLKPSSMSSPSLDLALSVLYSVVPPALNPLIYSLRSQDLKASVRRLMIGCFQNH, from the coding sequence atgtccaacagcagctccatcaggcaattcctcctgctggcatttgcagacacgcggcagctgcagctcctgcacttctgcctcttgctgggcatctccctggctgccctcctgggcaacggcctcatcatcagcgccgtagcctgcagccaccacctgcacacgcccatgttcttcttcctgctcaacctggccctcgctgacctgggctccatctgcaccactgtccccaaagccatgcacaattccctctgggacaccagcaacatctcctacactggatgtgctgcacagctctttttctttctcttcttcatttCAGCAGAGTATTttctcctgaccatcatgtgctacgaccgctacatgtccatctgcaaacccctgcactacgggaccctcctgggcagcagagcttgtgcccacatggcagcagctgcctgggccagtggctttctcaatgctctgctgcacacagccaatacattttccctggccttgtgccatggcaatgccctgggccagttcttctgtgaagtTCCCCATATCCTCAaactctcctgctccaaatcctaCCAGAGGGAGGTTGGACTCATTGCAGGTAGTGCCTGTTCGatatttggttgttttgtgttcatggttttctcctatgggcagatcttcagggctgtggtGAGGATCCCCACTGAGCAGGGaaggcacaaagccttttccacctgcctccctcacctggctgtggtcaCCCTGTTCATCAGCACTTCATTTTTTACATACCTGAAGCCCTCCTCCATgtcctctccatccctggatctggccctttcagttctgtactcagtggtgcctccagccctgaaccccctcatctacagcctgaggagcCAGGACCTAAAGGCTTCTGTGAGGAGACTGATGATTGGATGCTTTCAGAATCATTAA